Proteins encoded within one genomic window of uncultured Desulfobacter sp.:
- a CDS encoding double-cubane-cluster-containing anaerobic reductase: MTPELAAKLQQITEQNIMDIEAHKQQGKSVVGFYCLYGPTELAVAADAIPLPLCGTRQDPIEAAEQTLPRNLCPLIKSSYGFAATGTCPFFKFSDMIVADTTCDGKKKMFEIMGKMKHVHVLQLPQQQNTDLFLDPWITELEQLRQVIGDQAGIPITDERLRSSISLMNRERQAKKALMDVAAVKPSPISGTQMLEILFKTGFFADKEKGIDLIHEITEACLQKAAKQESPFTADTPRILLTGVPVGLGSDKVVKILENSGANVVAFENCSGYKQTFQVDEDQEPIKALAEQYLAIPCSVMSPNPGREELLTRMVDTFKVDGIVDLTWQACHTYNVEAFQIRELAEQTFNLPYLHLETDYSESDTEQLRVRIEAFLEMI; the protein is encoded by the coding sequence ATGACACCGGAACTTGCTGCAAAGCTTCAGCAAATTACTGAACAGAACATAATGGATATCGAAGCACACAAACAACAGGGCAAGTCTGTGGTGGGCTTTTACTGCCTGTACGGCCCCACGGAACTTGCCGTGGCCGCCGACGCCATTCCCCTGCCTTTATGCGGTACCCGGCAGGATCCCATTGAAGCGGCAGAACAGACATTGCCCAGGAACCTGTGCCCCCTGATCAAAAGCAGTTACGGGTTTGCAGCTACCGGTACCTGCCCGTTCTTTAAATTTTCAGATATGATTGTGGCGGATACCACCTGTGACGGCAAAAAGAAAATGTTCGAGATCATGGGCAAAATGAAGCATGTCCATGTGCTCCAGCTGCCCCAGCAGCAGAACACAGATCTTTTTTTAGATCCCTGGATTACGGAATTAGAGCAGTTGCGGCAGGTGATCGGGGACCAGGCCGGGATTCCCATTACCGATGAACGCCTTAGGTCCTCTATTTCCCTGATGAACCGGGAACGTCAGGCCAAAAAGGCGCTCATGGATGTGGCGGCTGTCAAGCCGTCCCCCATCAGCGGCACCCAGATGCTCGAAATTTTGTTTAAAACAGGGTTTTTCGCAGACAAGGAAAAGGGCATTGACCTGATCCACGAAATTACCGAGGCTTGCCTGCAAAAGGCCGCAAAACAAGAGAGCCCCTTTACTGCGGATACGCCCAGGATTCTTTTGACCGGCGTACCTGTGGGGTTGGGCTCGGACAAGGTGGTTAAGATCCTTGAAAATTCCGGGGCCAATGTGGTGGCCTTTGAGAACTGCAGCGGATATAAGCAGACCTTTCAGGTGGATGAGGACCAAGAGCCCATCAAAGCCCTTGCTGAGCAGTATCTTGCCATTCCATGTTCGGTCATGAGTCCGAACCCCGGGCGTGAGGAACTTCTTACTCGTATGGTGGACACGTTCAAGGTGGACGGAATTGTGGATCTCACCTGGCAGGCCTGTCACACCTATAATGTTGAAGCATTCCAGATTCGAGAACTCGCCGAACAGACCTTTAATCTGCCCTATTTACATTTGGAAACCGATTATTCTGAATCAGATACGGAACAACTCCGGGTTCGGATCGAAGCCTTTCTTGAGATGATTTGA
- a CDS encoding AAA family ATPase — MATAEQIKALIKSHFSDDKERFYTISLQLAAHESRQGHQAIAKAIRDIVDKGRQQKNASIIPFPGELQGLVLTEAPETPKSAMVMPEALEKRIHRIIHEYRQKNKLKAHGLQHRRKILLSGPPGTGKTMTARVLAKELDLKLHTIQVDRLVTKFMGETSAKLRQIFDMIKQVHGIYFFDEFDAIGAERSMDNDVGEMRRVLNAFLQFIEQDHSDSMIIAATNNPKLLDSALFRRFEDVLNYRLPEEKERQALIKNIMGTFMDTRFAWKNVLSLSKGLSHAEIDYACKDTIKEIILSGKTKANATLLSRSLKERQNSNSWRI; from the coding sequence ATGGCAACGGCAGAACAAATAAAGGCTTTGATAAAATCGCATTTCAGTGATGATAAAGAGCGGTTTTATACCATTTCGCTGCAGCTGGCCGCCCATGAGTCCAGGCAGGGCCATCAAGCCATTGCCAAAGCCATCCGGGACATTGTGGATAAGGGGCGTCAACAGAAAAACGCCTCAATAATTCCCTTCCCCGGTGAGTTACAGGGTCTGGTTCTGACAGAGGCGCCTGAAACGCCCAAATCCGCCATGGTGATGCCCGAAGCTTTGGAAAAACGAATCCATAGAATCATTCATGAATACAGGCAAAAAAATAAATTAAAAGCCCATGGGTTACAGCACCGGCGCAAAATATTGCTCTCCGGCCCTCCGGGAACCGGGAAAACCATGACGGCAAGGGTGCTGGCAAAAGAACTGGACTTGAAGCTGCATACCATTCAAGTGGACCGCCTTGTCACCAAATTCATGGGAGAGACAAGTGCCAAGCTTCGCCAGATATTTGACATGATCAAACAGGTCCATGGCATATATTTTTTTGATGAGTTTGATGCCATCGGGGCCGAGCGGTCAATGGACAATGATGTCGGAGAAATGCGCCGGGTATTGAACGCTTTTTTGCAGTTCATTGAACAGGATCACTCGGACAGTATGATTATTGCCGCCACCAATAACCCGAAACTGCTTGACAGCGCCCTGTTTCGCCGGTTTGAAGATGTACTCAACTATCGTCTTCCCGAAGAGAAGGAGAGACAGGCATTGATCAAAAATATCATGGGAACCTTTATGGACACACGGTTTGCGTGGAAAAATGTGCTCAGCCTGAGCAAAGGGCTCTCCCATGCGGAAATAGATTATGCCTGTAAAGATACCATCAAAGAGATTATTTTATCCGGTAAAACCAAGGCCAATGCAACCTTGTTATCCCGGTCCCTGAAAGAACGACAGAATTCAAACTCCTGGAGAATATAA
- a CDS encoding restriction endonuclease subunit S codes for MAIKFPEQWAKTSLGRIAQIEMGQSPKGTATNTEGIGTPLVGGAADLGDEVPISKRFTTAPTKVCEPDDIILCIRATIGKHNTADKRYCLGRGVAGLRPIGVQHCWLKNWLSRNSNNLEKLGTGTTFKQINKTVLNDFPVQVPPIQEQQRISDKIESLQSKSQKAKQALDAAKPLLDKLRQSILASAFRGDLTAEWRKKNPDVEPANHLLGKIQNERCEAKARANTRYSFKITSEIDERFINTVIPSTWVKTNIDSVSIYIVDCAHSTPKWTTSGKMCLRTTNFSPFKLNLDEVRYVSEKTYQNRIERLKPKVGDILYSREGGILGIACLLDIEEDICLGQRMMLFRPSCSVSSQFFSYYLNSPIVLKHVSNLIGGSASPHINIRDIKKFPFPLPPIEEQQEIARRIELFFNFIDDVETNYLNATVKLNKLAQAILSKAFKGELVPQDPSDEPAAELLARINGQGPA; via the coding sequence ATGGCCATTAAATTTCCTGAACAATGGGCTAAGACTTCACTTGGGAGAATTGCCCAAATAGAGATGGGGCAGTCACCAAAAGGGACCGCTACGAATACCGAAGGGATAGGAACTCCATTAGTTGGTGGAGCGGCAGACCTTGGTGACGAAGTTCCTATTTCTAAAAGATTTACTACAGCGCCCACCAAGGTGTGCGAACCTGATGACATTATCCTTTGTATCCGTGCAACAATCGGAAAACATAACACCGCTGATAAAAGATATTGTCTTGGTCGAGGCGTAGCTGGCCTAAGGCCAATTGGAGTTCAACATTGTTGGCTGAAAAATTGGCTAAGTCGCAATTCAAACAATTTGGAAAAATTAGGAACTGGAACCACATTTAAGCAAATAAATAAAACTGTTCTTAATGATTTCCCCGTTCAGGTTCCGCCTATCCAGGAACAACAAAGGATTTCAGACAAAATAGAGTCTCTCCAATCCAAAAGCCAAAAAGCAAAACAAGCCCTTGATGCAGCCAAACCCCTTCTGGACAAACTCAGGCAATCCATACTGGCAAGTGCTTTCCGGGGAGATCTGACCGCAGAATGGCGGAAAAAGAATCCTGATGTTGAACCTGCTAATCATCTATTAGGGAAAATACAAAATGAAAGATGTGAGGCTAAGGCAAGGGCAAATACGAGGTACTCATTTAAAATTACGTCAGAAATTGATGAAAGGTTTATTAATACCGTTATTCCATCGACCTGGGTAAAAACCAATATAGATTCCGTTTCTATATATATAGTCGATTGTGCCCACTCAACTCCTAAATGGACGACTTCTGGTAAAATGTGCTTAAGGACCACTAATTTTTCCCCATTTAAATTGAATTTGGATGAGGTAAGATATGTTTCTGAAAAGACTTATCAAAATCGAATAGAGCGTTTAAAACCAAAAGTCGGGGATATTTTATATAGCAGAGAGGGTGGAATCCTTGGGATAGCTTGTCTTTTAGATATAGAAGAAGACATTTGCCTTGGGCAAAGAATGATGCTTTTTAGGCCAAGTTGTTCAGTCTCAAGCCAATTTTTTTCATATTATCTTAATTCCCCTATTGTCCTAAAACATGTGAGCAATCTAATCGGTGGAAGCGCTTCCCCGCATATAAATATAAGGGACATCAAGAAGTTTCCTTTTCCGTTACCTCCAATCGAGGAACAACAAGAAATTGCAAGGAGGATAGAACTCTTTTTTAATTTTATTGATGATGTTGAAACAAATTATCTTAACGCTACGGTAAAGTTAAATAAACTTGCACAAGCTATTCTTTCCAAAGCATTCAAAGGCGAACTAGTCCCACAAGACCCATCAGACGAACCGGCAGCAGAACTCCTCGCCCGGATTAATGGGCAAGGACCCGCTTGA
- a CDS encoding N-6 DNA methylase, which translates to MATTQDIVQKLWGFCNILKDDGITYHQYVTELTYILFLKMAKETGTENQLPEEYRWDTLVQKEGVDQLDFYRIMLVELGRQGSGRVQAIYANATTSLRHPRNLNKLIQNIDELDWYSARQEGLGDLYEGLMEKNANEKKSGAGQYFTPRPLIESIVELVKPRPGEVIQDPAAGTGGFLLMADRYIKERTDDLYDLSEDAQNFQRNQALCGMELVQDAHRLALMNMMLHDIAGPLQLGNTLGSAGAALPKADIIMTNPPFGTKKGGGAPTREFTYPTSNKQLAFLQHIYRGLKPGGRAAVVLPDNVLFEDNVGQKVRADLMHKCNLHTILRLPTGIFYAQGVKTNVLFFSRGTTEKDNTKEVWVYDLRTNMPSFGKRTPLTREHFKEFEVAFGDDPMGLSARTDQGEEGRFRVFDRDTIKSRGDNLDISWLQDDSTGNGEKLPEPEVIAAEIMDHLRTAIDEMEELMAILEKGGMTNGH; encoded by the coding sequence ATGGCAACAACACAGGATATTGTACAAAAACTGTGGGGATTTTGTAACATCCTCAAGGATGACGGTATCACCTATCATCAATATGTCACCGAACTGACATATATTCTTTTCTTGAAAATGGCAAAAGAGACCGGCACCGAAAATCAACTGCCGGAAGAGTATCGCTGGGATACCCTTGTTCAAAAAGAGGGTGTGGACCAGTTGGACTTTTACCGCATTATGCTCGTTGAACTTGGACGGCAGGGAAGCGGGCGGGTCCAGGCGATTTACGCCAATGCCACAACATCATTAAGGCACCCCAGAAACCTGAACAAACTGATCCAAAATATTGATGAACTGGACTGGTACAGCGCCCGCCAGGAAGGCCTTGGGGATCTGTATGAAGGCTTGATGGAGAAAAACGCCAATGAAAAGAAAAGCGGTGCCGGCCAATACTTCACCCCCAGGCCGTTGATAGAGTCCATTGTGGAGCTGGTTAAACCCCGGCCCGGCGAAGTTATCCAGGACCCTGCCGCAGGAACCGGGGGCTTCCTGCTCATGGCAGACCGGTATATCAAAGAGCGAACCGATGATCTGTATGACCTTTCCGAAGATGCCCAGAATTTTCAGCGCAACCAGGCCCTGTGCGGCATGGAGCTGGTCCAGGATGCCCATCGCCTGGCGTTGATGAACATGATGCTCCATGATATTGCAGGGCCTTTGCAGTTGGGCAACACCCTTGGATCAGCCGGGGCCGCCCTGCCCAAAGCAGATATCATCATGACCAATCCCCCCTTTGGCACCAAAAAAGGCGGGGGTGCGCCAACCCGGGAGTTCACCTATCCCACCAGCAACAAACAGCTGGCATTTTTACAGCATATCTACAGGGGATTGAAACCGGGGGGCAGGGCCGCCGTGGTTCTGCCGGACAACGTATTGTTTGAGGACAATGTGGGGCAAAAAGTCCGGGCCGACTTAATGCACAAATGCAACCTGCATACGATCCTGCGCCTTCCCACGGGGATCTTCTATGCCCAGGGGGTCAAAACCAATGTCCTGTTCTTTTCCAGGGGAACCACGGAAAAGGACAACACCAAAGAGGTCTGGGTCTATGACCTGCGGACCAATATGCCGTCCTTTGGGAAACGGACGCCTTTGACCCGAGAGCATTTCAAAGAATTTGAAGTAGCCTTTGGTGATGATCCTATGGGGTTGAGCGCAAGAACGGATCAGGGGGAAGAAGGGCGGTTCCGGGTATTTGACAGAGACACCATTAAATCCCGTGGTGATAATCTCGATATTTCCTGGCTGCAGGATGATAGTACCGGGAACGGTGAGAAGTTGCCTGAACCTGAAGTTATCGCAGCAGAAATTATGGATCATTTAAGAACTGCAATAGATGAGATGGAAGAGTTGATGGCTATTCTTGAAAAAGGAGGCATGACCAATGGCCATTAA
- the hsdR gene encoding type I restriction-modification system endonuclease, translated as MDTTVIKSPNFFFLSEYNAFLFQCAVFAERYVFDDPNTALIKLRQFGELLAQELAARTGLDICPEDTAVTVLRKLEYENIVSPKASQLFHALRKTGNKAVHELAGNQGEALHHLRMARELAVWFHKSFGKNPNLAKGPFIPPPDPSQADAELKKELKQLRQQLAKAREKAAIADQQEIEIQKIYEDLNAALNLAEETEEQLISEKQKHQEYINQLKAQAKAKPETISFALAKAAKADEEIDLNEADTRKIIDTQLQEAGWDADTKNLTYKKGVRAQKGKNIAIAEWPVDNGKGRADYVLFAGLTAIGIVEAKRKNKDVCGSIEQAKRYSEGFETGNGWTLAGGPWGNYKVPFLFATNGRPFLRQLKTKSGIWFLDGRLSTNHSRPLDSWYTPKGLKGLLNIDVTDAHDKLYKEPTDYLGLREYQLKAIKAAEKSIADEKQQILLAMATGTGKTRTCIGLSYRLLKAKRFRRILFLVDRTSLGEQAAGAFKDVKLENLQSFSDIYDVKELGDITPEKDTRLHIATIQGMIRRLLYPAEDTRPLAIDQYDCIIVDECHRGYALDREMTEGELTFRSERDYISKYTKVLDHFDAVKIGLTATPALHTTQIFDDPVFTYSYRQAVIEGYLRDHEPPICIKTRLADDGITWQVNEEMAVYHVNTGQLSTHNTPDEVTIDVEKFNTFVITENFNKVVCEELARHIDPALPGKTLIFCATDSHADMVVTLLKEAFGDQYGSVDDDAVVKITAAADKPLEKIRRYKLEKQPSVAVTVDLLTTGIDVPEIVNLVFIRRVKSRILYEQMIGRATRPCDEINKDFFRIFDAVDLYSALEPYSTMKPVVVDPKITFTQLAQELEKVDDEALRMEIRDQIVAKMQYKKRLITDAALDQFKSLTGNTPEIAARQWMKMSGHQIKDYFAAKPDLPKFLDELKADKEKVLLISGHGDEVIGVSHGYGAHKKPEDYLESFGKYLTENKNKIPAIMVVTTKPRDLTREQLKELRLILDREGYNEMTLKTAWKDANNVEIAASIIGFIRQSVLGSPLIPYQDRVKHAMDAILANQPWTDPQRKWLERIGKQLEQETIVDRASLDSGRFKDQGGFNRLNKIFNGQMNEILGRISDELWKDTAMG; from the coding sequence ATGGATACGACCGTAATCAAGTCTCCAAATTTCTTTTTTTTGTCTGAATACAATGCATTTCTTTTTCAATGCGCAGTGTTTGCTGAGCGCTATGTCTTTGATGACCCCAACACTGCATTAATCAAGCTTCGTCAATTTGGGGAATTGCTGGCACAGGAGTTAGCCGCAAGAACGGGGCTGGATATTTGTCCTGAAGATACTGCTGTCACGGTATTAAGAAAACTTGAATATGAGAATATAGTATCTCCCAAAGCATCTCAGCTTTTTCACGCCCTGCGAAAAACCGGCAACAAAGCCGTTCATGAACTTGCCGGAAATCAAGGCGAAGCCCTGCATCATTTGCGGATGGCAAGAGAACTGGCGGTCTGGTTCCATAAATCCTTTGGTAAAAATCCGAATCTTGCCAAAGGTCCCTTCATTCCTCCGCCTGATCCTTCCCAGGCAGATGCAGAACTGAAAAAAGAGCTTAAACAGCTCAGGCAACAATTGGCCAAAGCCCGGGAAAAGGCAGCAATTGCGGATCAGCAGGAAATAGAAATTCAAAAAATCTATGAAGACCTGAATGCCGCCCTAAATCTTGCGGAAGAGACAGAAGAGCAGCTGATATCGGAAAAACAAAAGCATCAGGAATATATAAACCAGCTTAAGGCCCAGGCAAAAGCCAAACCCGAGACGATCAGCTTTGCCCTTGCTAAAGCTGCAAAAGCTGATGAAGAAATTGACCTGAATGAGGCTGATACCAGAAAAATCATTGATACCCAGCTTCAAGAGGCCGGTTGGGATGCGGACACTAAAAATCTGACTTATAAAAAAGGCGTTCGTGCCCAAAAGGGAAAAAATATAGCCATTGCTGAATGGCCGGTGGATAACGGCAAAGGCCGGGCCGATTATGTTTTGTTTGCGGGGCTAACCGCCATTGGTATTGTTGAGGCCAAACGGAAAAATAAAGATGTCTGCGGGTCCATAGAGCAAGCAAAGCGTTACAGCGAAGGCTTTGAAACAGGAAATGGATGGACACTGGCCGGTGGCCCATGGGGCAACTATAAAGTGCCGTTTCTTTTTGCCACTAACGGCAGGCCTTTCCTAAGACAGTTAAAGACCAAAAGCGGGATATGGTTCCTGGATGGACGCCTTTCAACCAATCATTCCAGACCCCTGGATTCATGGTACACCCCCAAAGGCCTTAAAGGGCTTCTCAATATTGATGTGACCGATGCCCACGACAAGCTGTACAAAGAGCCCACCGACTATCTGGGATTAAGGGAGTATCAGCTTAAGGCCATTAAAGCCGCTGAAAAGTCCATCGCTGATGAAAAACAGCAGATATTATTGGCCATGGCCACCGGCACCGGCAAAACCCGCACCTGCATCGGCCTGTCATACAGACTGCTGAAGGCCAAACGGTTCCGACGGATTCTATTTCTCGTGGATCGGACCTCCTTAGGGGAACAGGCTGCCGGGGCGTTTAAAGATGTGAAACTGGAAAACCTCCAATCCTTTTCAGATATATACGACGTCAAAGAACTGGGGGATATCACCCCGGAAAAAGATACCCGCCTGCATATTGCCACCATCCAGGGGATGATCCGGCGGTTATTGTATCCCGCAGAAGATACCCGGCCCTTGGCCATAGATCAGTATGACTGCATTATTGTGGATGAGTGCCACAGAGGGTATGCCCTGGACCGGGAGATGACCGAAGGGGAACTGACCTTTCGCAGTGAACGGGACTATATATCGAAATACACAAAGGTCCTGGACCATTTTGATGCGGTCAAAATCGGTCTGACTGCCACACCGGCACTGCACACCACACAAATATTTGACGACCCGGTGTTTACCTACTCTTACCGCCAGGCCGTCATTGAAGGATATCTTCGGGACCATGAACCGCCCATCTGCATTAAAACCAGGCTGGCCGATGACGGCATCACCTGGCAAGTTAATGAAGAGATGGCGGTCTATCATGTCAATACAGGACAGCTTTCCACCCATAACACACCGGATGAAGTCACCATTGATGTGGAAAAGTTCAACACCTTTGTCATCACGGAAAACTTTAACAAGGTGGTCTGTGAGGAACTTGCCAGGCATATTGACCCGGCATTGCCCGGAAAAACACTGATATTCTGTGCCACGGACAGCCATGCCGACATGGTGGTCACGCTGCTCAAAGAGGCCTTTGGGGACCAGTACGGTTCTGTTGATGACGATGCCGTGGTAAAAATCACCGCAGCAGCAGATAAGCCCCTTGAAAAGATCCGCAGGTATAAGCTGGAGAAGCAACCCTCTGTCGCGGTTACGGTAGACCTGCTTACAACCGGCATTGATGTGCCTGAAATCGTCAATCTGGTGTTCATCCGGCGGGTAAAAAGCCGCATTTTGTATGAACAGATGATAGGCAGGGCCACCCGGCCATGTGATGAGATCAATAAAGATTTCTTTCGTATCTTTGATGCCGTAGACCTTTACTCCGCCCTGGAACCCTATTCCACCATGAAACCTGTGGTGGTGGACCCTAAAATCACCTTTACACAATTGGCCCAGGAGCTTGAAAAGGTGGATGATGAAGCTCTTCGGATGGAAATACGTGACCAGATCGTTGCCAAAATGCAGTATAAAAAGCGCCTGATCACAGACGCTGCATTGGATCAGTTCAAATCGCTTACGGGCAATACCCCTGAAATCGCAGCCAGGCAATGGATGAAGATGTCCGGGCACCAGATTAAAGATTATTTTGCGGCAAAACCGGATCTTCCCAAGTTTCTTGATGAACTGAAGGCCGACAAAGAAAAGGTGTTGCTGATATCCGGCCATGGGGATGAGGTCATCGGCGTCTCCCACGGGTATGGTGCCCATAAAAAGCCTGAAGATTATCTTGAATCCTTTGGAAAATACCTGACTGAAAACAAAAATAAAATTCCCGCCATTATGGTGGTCACGACAAAACCCAGGGATTTGACCCGGGAACAGCTCAAGGAGCTTCGATTGATCCTGGACCGGGAAGGATACAATGAAATGACCCTGAAAACCGCCTGGAAAGATGCCAATAATGTTGAAATTGCAGCATCCATCATTGGATTTATCCGGCAGTCTGTATTGGGATCTCCGCTGATCCCTTATCAGGACAGGGTAAAACATGCCATGGATGCCATTCTTGCAAACCAACCCTGGACCGATCCCCAAAGGAAATGGTTGGAAAGAATCGGTAAACAACTGGAACAAGAGACCATTGTGGACCGCGCATCCCTGGACAGCGGCAGGTTCAAAGATCAGGGTGGCTTTAATCGGCTGAATAAGATATTTAACGGCCAAATGAATGAAATATTGGGCCGGATCAGTGATGAACTTTGGAAAGATACGGCCATGGGATAA
- a CDS encoding S8 family peptidase — protein MPDNYPHIILKESPETTLFKSISSRGGEKRIPSFRDRRSHSSRLKQKLAQAWADTQSEQVVHHTTRKGVYLEFKGETGFDLVTKSLEEMKSKKVRLLNVRKESSKPAQLSYDTRPDDITTFATVFVDNEKKELFFNKIERYAGQETASGKPKHSDLINSISDIRKADAIESFWLDDKALIPKDEPGWCEVWLRAQFDEHISSSEIVDRFDKLIQELEIQSKSGFIRFPERIVKVILVNQSQLEKLALYSDDIAEYRHAKETAGFWTEMKNVHQAEWIDDLQDRIKVNFDSDTSVCILDTGVNNGHPLLNPLLSDDDCQTVNPEWGTHAHHRHGTLMAGVAAFGDLAACLAGQDSVEIKHCLESVKILPLPPQQTEPDLWGNITSQGIFRAEIQAPHRNRIVCMGISSVDTRDQGRPSSWSGQLDQLASGSQDDIQRLLIVCAGNIHDLNVAKNYPEAQITDSIHDPGQSWNAVTVGACTRLNQINDQTMSGYKPIAHKDCLSPFSTTSHIWDDMWPIKPEIVMEGGNFAIDECGFGSECDDLSMLSTYYKPQESYFYPFRMTSASTAYAAWFAAKIQSEYPNFWPETLRAIMVHSAQWPENLKKQFTKDDKKTSLKRLMRICGYGVPNLQDALYSASNSLTLIAQQTIQPFDKKEKGSGYRTKDMHLYQLPWPKETLLALPSSTLVEMRITLSYFIEPGPGEIGWKDRYRYASHGLRFHLNSPGEPQEDFVKRVNAAARLEDEGKPDTKSASDHWVIGSQTRNKGSIHSDIWKGTAAELAGSNMISVSPTIGWWRERSYLGKWDKKTRYALVVTIKTPEEKMDIYTPVAIKIGVKIPIPN, from the coding sequence ATGCCGGACAATTATCCGCATATCATCCTCAAAGAGTCACCAGAAACAACCCTATTTAAAAGCATTTCCAGCAGGGGCGGTGAAAAACGCATCCCCTCTTTTAGAGACAGGCGAAGCCATAGTTCCAGATTAAAGCAAAAACTGGCACAAGCCTGGGCAGATACACAGTCGGAACAAGTTGTTCATCACACGACCCGAAAAGGGGTTTACCTTGAATTCAAAGGCGAGACCGGCTTTGACCTGGTGACCAAAAGCCTGGAGGAGATGAAGTCAAAAAAGGTCCGGCTTTTGAACGTAAGAAAAGAAAGCAGCAAGCCTGCCCAATTGTCTTATGACACCCGGCCTGACGACATCACAACCTTTGCCACCGTTTTTGTGGACAATGAAAAAAAAGAGCTGTTTTTCAACAAAATAGAACGGTATGCCGGACAGGAAACAGCGTCAGGCAAGCCCAAACACAGCGATTTGATTAACAGTATCTCGGATATCAGAAAAGCTGATGCAATAGAATCGTTCTGGCTGGATGACAAGGCATTAATCCCTAAAGATGAGCCTGGGTGGTGTGAGGTCTGGTTAAGGGCGCAATTTGATGAACATATCAGTTCCAGTGAAATTGTGGATAGATTCGATAAGTTGATTCAAGAACTGGAAATCCAGTCAAAATCCGGCTTCATAAGATTTCCTGAGCGAATTGTAAAAGTGATTCTGGTAAACCAAAGCCAGCTGGAAAAATTAGCCCTTTATTCTGATGATATCGCTGAATACCGCCACGCAAAAGAAACAGCAGGCTTCTGGACGGAGATGAAAAATGTTCATCAGGCGGAATGGATAGACGATCTCCAGGATAGAATAAAAGTGAACTTTGATTCAGACACATCTGTCTGCATTCTTGACACAGGGGTTAACAATGGTCATCCACTTTTGAATCCATTGTTGTCTGATGATGATTGCCAGACAGTTAATCCGGAGTGGGGAACCCACGCTCATCACAGGCATGGCACCTTGATGGCCGGTGTGGCTGCTTTCGGGGATTTAGCAGCATGTCTGGCGGGGCAAGATTCGGTTGAAATCAAGCACTGTTTGGAGTCGGTGAAAATTCTTCCCTTGCCGCCACAGCAAACAGAACCCGATTTGTGGGGGAATATCACAAGCCAGGGAATATTTCGTGCTGAAATACAGGCACCCCATAGAAATCGTATCGTCTGCATGGGCATAAGTTCCGTGGACACCCGGGACCAGGGACGGCCCAGCTCCTGGTCAGGGCAACTTGACCAGCTTGCTTCCGGCAGTCAGGATGATATTCAAAGATTGTTGATTGTATGTGCAGGAAATATCCACGATTTGAATGTGGCAAAAAATTACCCTGAAGCACAGATCACAGATTCAATCCATGATCCCGGGCAGTCCTGGAATGCCGTGACGGTTGGAGCCTGTACCCGCTTAAACCAGATCAATGACCAGACAATGTCCGGGTATAAGCCAATCGCACACAAGGATTGTCTTTCCCCGTTTTCCACGACATCCCATATCTGGGATGATATGTGGCCCATCAAACCTGAAATTGTAATGGAGGGTGGTAATTTTGCAATAGATGAATGTGGCTTTGGGTCTGAATGTGATGATCTTTCAATGTTATCCACCTATTATAAGCCACAAGAAAGTTACTTCTATCCCTTCCGGATGACAAGTGCATCCACAGCATATGCAGCATGGTTTGCAGCAAAAATCCAATCTGAATATCCGAACTTCTGGCCTGAAACTTTGCGCGCCATCATGGTTCACTCGGCACAGTGGCCGGAAAATTTGAAAAAACAATTTACAAAAGACGATAAAAAAACTTCTTTAAAAAGGTTAATGAGAATTTGTGGTTATGGTGTACCCAATCTTCAGGATGCCTTATACAGTGCCTCCAATTCCCTGACCCTGATTGCCCAGCAAACAATTCAACCTTTTGATAAAAAAGAGAAAGGAAGTGGATATCGCACAAAAGATATGCACTTATATCAATTGCCTTGGCCCAAAGAAACATTATTGGCCTTGCCGTCAAGCACTTTGGTGGAGATGCGGATCACCCTGTCATATTTCATTGAACCCGGTCCTGGTGAAATCGGCTGGAAAGATAGATACAGATATGCTTCACATGGCTTAAGGTTCCATTTAAATTCTCCGGGGGAACCCCAGGAAGATTTTGTTAAAAGAGTAAACGCGGCAGCAAGACTTGAAGATGAAGGCAAGCCCGACACAAAAAGTGCTTCAGATCACTGGGTCATCGGATCACAGACCAGGAACAAAGGCTCTATCCACTCGGATATCTGGAAAGGAACGGCTGCTGAGCTAGCAGGTTCAAACATGATTTCAGTTTCTCCGACCATCGGATGGTGGAGAGAAAG